Proteins co-encoded in one Haladaptatus sp. ZSTT2 genomic window:
- a CDS encoding ribosome assembly factor SBDS, with protein sequence MISLDEAVTARLESHGARFEVLVDPDAALAIKRDEFKGDLEDVIAADDVFEDASRGDRPAEEDLEKVFGTTDPMEIIPEVIKRGEIQITADQRREMQEQKRKQLVATIARNAINPQMDNAPHPPDRIEAALEQAGFKVDPMERVEEQVDDALDALRPVIPIRFDTVTIAARIPAQYAGSAQARIRKFGDLEREEWQNDGSWVGVITFPAGLQNEFYSLVNELSSGEAETQIIKDEDDIKTR encoded by the coding sequence ATGATTTCACTTGACGAGGCCGTCACGGCCCGACTCGAATCACACGGTGCGCGATTTGAGGTTCTCGTTGACCCGGACGCTGCACTGGCCATCAAACGAGACGAGTTCAAAGGCGACTTAGAGGATGTCATCGCCGCAGACGACGTGTTCGAAGACGCCTCACGCGGTGACCGCCCCGCAGAGGAGGACTTAGAGAAGGTGTTCGGGACGACAGACCCGATGGAAATTATCCCGGAGGTCATCAAACGCGGCGAGATTCAGATTACCGCAGACCAGCGCCGCGAGATGCAAGAACAAAAGCGCAAGCAGTTGGTGGCGACCATCGCGAGAAACGCCATCAACCCGCAGATGGACAACGCCCCCCACCCGCCAGACCGCATCGAGGCAGCGCTCGAACAGGCGGGGTTCAAGGTAGACCCGATGGAGCGGGTCGAAGAACAGGTCGATGACGCCCTCGATGCGCTTCGGCCCGTCATCCCGATTCGCTTCGACACGGTAACCATCGCGGCGAGAATCCCGGCTCAGTACGCAGGCAGCGCACAGGCGCGCATCCGCAAGTTCGGCGACTTAGAGCGAGAAGAGTGGCAAAACGACGGGTCGTGGGTCGGCGTCATCACCTTCCCCGCCGGACTGCAAAACGAGTTTTATAGCCTCGTAAACGAGCTGTCGAGCGGCGAAGCAGAGACCCAAATCATCAAAGACGAAGACGACATCAAAACGCGATAA
- a CDS encoding NUDIX hydrolase, with product MTPVDDLWFLASEADQAAAQAYHRLAEAHDEYTEHTRTHHVSRNRFRTLARRINETGAPYGAHTIVYQLCGKLLLCRHEGVDMWVLPGGGVDPGESFHEAAHRELAEEAGVEATYDGLALLTRIHLRCGSHETWGILPVFAASADTTEPQIRDPDNEISTAEWFDRLPPDTRDRDDLLTWRERSLSV from the coding sequence ATGACGCCCGTAGACGACCTCTGGTTTCTCGCCTCAGAAGCAGACCAAGCCGCAGCACAGGCCTACCATCGACTCGCGGAGGCCCACGACGAGTACACCGAACACACCCGAACTCACCACGTCTCGCGCAACCGGTTTCGGACGCTCGCCCGGCGAATCAACGAGACCGGTGCTCCCTACGGCGCACACACTATCGTCTACCAGCTGTGTGGGAAACTCTTGCTCTGTCGCCACGAAGGCGTCGACATGTGGGTGCTCCCCGGCGGCGGCGTAGACCCAGGTGAATCGTTCCACGAAGCCGCCCACCGCGAACTAGCAGAGGAAGCCGGTGTGGAAGCCACCTACGACGGGCTTGCGCTCCTCACGCGCATCCACCTTCGCTGTGGAAGCCACGAAACGTGGGGCATCCTGCCGGTGTTCGCCGCGAGTGCGGACACAACAGAGCCACAGATACGCGACCCGGATAACGAAATCTCGACCGCAGAATGGTTCGACCGCCTGCCCCCCGACACGCGCGACCGCGACGACCTTCTCACGTGGCGCGAACGCTCACTGTCCGTGTGA
- the moaC gene encoding cyclic pyranopterin monophosphate synthase MoaC, with product MSAVSDDLTHTTESGDVQMVDVGKKPDTARRAVAQGDIHLKPTTINAIRESEIGKGDVLATARVGAIQAVKHTWETIPMCHQIPITNVDTEFEISEEKITLTVAVETTGKTGCEMEALEGVTTGLNVVWDMVKAVEKDENGQYPATEISNVRVLDKEKQTLD from the coding sequence GTGAGCGCCGTGAGTGACGACCTGACGCACACGACGGAGTCGGGCGACGTGCAGATGGTCGACGTGGGCAAGAAACCAGACACCGCCCGCCGCGCCGTCGCACAGGGCGACATCCACCTCAAACCAACGACCATCAACGCCATCCGCGAGAGCGAGATAGGCAAAGGCGACGTGCTCGCAACCGCCCGCGTCGGCGCGATTCAGGCGGTCAAACACACGTGGGAGACCATCCCGATGTGCCACCAGATTCCGATTACGAACGTAGACACCGAGTTCGAGATTAGCGAGGAGAAAATCACCCTGACTGTGGCCGTCGAAACCACCGGCAAGACGGGCTGTGAGATGGAAGCCTTAGAGGGCGTAACGACCGGTTTGAACGTCGTCTGGGACATGGTGAAAGCCGTCGAGAAAGACGAAAACGGGCAGTATCCCGCGACGGAGATTTCGAACGTGCGCGTGCTCGATAAGGAAAAGCAGACGCTCGACTGA
- the psmA gene encoding archaeal proteasome endopeptidase complex subunit alpha — translation MQGQAQQQAYDRGITIFSPDGRLYQVEYAREAVKRGTASIGVRTTDGIVLAVDKRIRSPLMERTSVEKIHKADDHIGIASAGHVADARQLIDFARRQAQINQLRYGEPIGVETLTKEVTDHIQQYTQVGGARPFGVALIIGGIENGRPRLYETDPSGTPYEWKALAVGADRGEIQDYLEANYSEELDLDAGVGLALRALAEVNDGKLRPEGIGVATISLDEDFAELDDESVESYLTELDLLDTESDDE, via the coding sequence ATGCAGGGACAAGCCCAACAACAGGCCTACGACCGCGGAATTACGATTTTCTCCCCGGACGGACGCCTCTACCAGGTCGAGTACGCCCGTGAGGCAGTCAAGCGAGGAACCGCGAGCATCGGTGTCCGGACGACGGACGGCATCGTGCTCGCAGTTGACAAGCGCATTCGCTCGCCGCTCATGGAGCGCACTAGCGTCGAAAAGATTCACAAGGCCGACGACCACATCGGCATCGCGAGCGCCGGGCACGTCGCAGACGCGCGCCAGCTCATCGACTTTGCCCGCCGTCAGGCGCAGATAAACCAACTGCGCTACGGCGAGCCAATCGGCGTCGAGACGCTCACGAAGGAAGTCACCGACCACATCCAGCAGTACACGCAGGTCGGTGGCGCGCGCCCATTCGGTGTCGCGCTCATCATCGGCGGCATCGAAAACGGCCGCCCACGCCTCTACGAAACGGACCCATCCGGGACGCCGTACGAGTGGAAGGCGCTCGCCGTCGGCGCAGACCGCGGCGAGATTCAAGACTACCTCGAAGCGAACTACTCCGAGGAACTCGACCTCGACGCCGGTGTCGGACTCGCCCTCCGGGCACTCGCAGAGGTCAACGACGGCAAACTCCGCCCAGAAGGAATCGGTGTCGCCACCATCTCCTTAGACGAGGACTTTGCCGAATTAGACGACGAGTCCGTCGAATCCTACCTCACGGAACTCGACCTGCTCGACACCGAGTCGGACGACGAATAA
- a CDS encoding RNA-binding protein gives MSKVPFHYIDLRTFCYATEDEKRVIEAIRAFLPEEFELERMETKGHHGDRIVIFSARVEKADDVRVVLDKLAELENIDKVRAEIDQRVDDNCSFFIHLDKQAAFKGIAQLGEGLSLRGKVEAYPAKKAKAVEIVRDAI, from the coding sequence ATGTCGAAGGTTCCGTTTCACTATATCGACCTCCGCACATTTTGCTACGCGACCGAGGACGAAAAGCGCGTAATAGAGGCTATTCGGGCATTCCTCCCCGAGGAATTCGAACTCGAACGCATGGAGACGAAAGGCCACCACGGCGACCGCATCGTCATCTTCTCTGCCCGCGTCGAAAAGGCAGACGACGTGCGGGTGGTGCTCGACAAGCTCGCTGAACTCGAAAACATAGACAAAGTGCGTGCAGAAATCGATCAGCGCGTAGACGACAACTGCTCGTTTTTCATCCACCTCGACAAGCAGGCGGCGTTCAAAGGCATCGCACAGCTCGGTGAGGGGCTCTCGCTACGGGGGAAGGTCGAAGCGTATCCCGCAAAAAAAGCGAAAGCAGTCGAAATCGTCAGAGACGCTATCTGA
- a CDS encoding DUF1918 domain-containing protein — protein MSFDEGDQVILHDKHSEYDGQSGTISQVIENMFGGATYTVMFDEGQEQGLSEDSLERLEDE, from the coding sequence ATGAGCTTTGACGAAGGAGACCAAGTTATCCTGCACGACAAGCACAGTGAGTATGACGGCCAATCCGGTACGATTAGCCAAGTTATCGAAAACATGTTCGGTGGCGCTACGTACACTGTGATGTTCGACGAGGGTCAAGAGCAGGGTCTCTCCGAGGATTCACTCGAACGGCTCGAAGACGAGTAA
- a CDS encoding mechanosensitive ion channel family protein — protein sequence MVGQFLLQVNLPESLSAYQEVLTEVFWFLSGAFMVYLVGRFLLIPLVLRVVRARNRNNPTIETAAETYLRVAFALLATLAGIVAAGYGGVLTGSAVVIAALTFLLGISGQEVFGSLISGMFLVADPDFNVGDWISWSGGQGTVEAVDFRVTRIRSPNNETITVPNTELTTNALTRPFGRDTFRVTEQAYLPYDEDTERALLEIRQVAASQDLALAEPAPTSRIMELGPNAITVQAEFWVDDPAGSNIATVRSDFRRQLKRRFVEAGLTLSPPTGQELSGAVRVEQSL from the coding sequence ATGGTCGGACAATTCCTGTTGCAGGTGAACCTCCCCGAGTCGCTCTCTGCGTATCAAGAGGTTCTCACCGAGGTGTTCTGGTTTCTGAGCGGGGCATTTATGGTGTACCTCGTTGGCCGTTTTCTGCTTATCCCGCTCGTGTTGCGGGTGGTTCGGGCGCGCAACCGCAACAATCCCACGATTGAGACGGCAGCAGAAACGTATCTTCGTGTCGCGTTCGCGTTGTTGGCGACGCTTGCGGGCATCGTCGCCGCGGGCTACGGGGGCGTTCTCACCGGCTCTGCGGTCGTCATCGCCGCGCTCACGTTTCTGCTTGGTATCTCCGGGCAGGAAGTGTTCGGGTCGCTCATCAGTGGCATGTTCCTCGTTGCGGACCCGGATTTCAACGTTGGCGACTGGATTTCATGGTCTGGTGGGCAGGGAACCGTTGAAGCCGTTGACTTCCGAGTGACGCGAATTCGCTCCCCGAACAACGAGACCATCACCGTCCCCAACACGGAACTCACGACCAATGCGCTCACTCGGCCGTTCGGGCGCGACACGTTTCGAGTGACCGAACAGGCGTATCTCCCCTACGACGAGGATACAGAGCGCGCGCTCCTCGAAATCAGGCAGGTCGCTGCGAGCCAAGACCTCGCATTGGCAGAGCCGGCACCCACGTCTCGCATCATGGAACTCGGGCCGAACGCGATCACCGTGCAAGCCGAGTTCTGGGTAGACGACCCCGCTGGGAGCAACATTGCGACGGTGCGCTCTGATTTCAGACGCCAGTTAAAGCGCCGGTTCGTCGAGGCGGGACTGACGCTTTCACCACCGACTGGGCAGGAACTTTCGGGAGCGGTTCGAGTAGAGCAGTCGCTCTAA
- the pyrI gene encoding aspartate carbamoyltransferase regulatory subunit produces the protein MSDHELRVSKIKSGTVIDHIPGGQALNVLAILGIDGSTGEAVSVGMNVPSDRLGRKDIVKVESRELSQDEVDVISLIAPMASINIIRDYEVQRKHRVERPNSVQGVLECPNPSCITNEREPVKTRFTVLDDAVRCDYCETIVRDNIAEHISDD, from the coding sequence ATGAGTGACCACGAACTTCGCGTCAGCAAGATTAAAAGCGGCACCGTCATCGACCACATCCCCGGCGGGCAGGCGCTGAACGTGCTCGCCATCCTCGGCATCGACGGTTCGACGGGCGAAGCCGTGAGCGTCGGGATGAACGTCCCGTCAGACCGTCTCGGCCGCAAGGACATCGTGAAAGTCGAAAGTCGCGAGCTGAGTCAAGACGAAGTGGATGTTATCTCGCTCATTGCGCCGATGGCGAGCATCAACATCATCCGCGACTACGAGGTGCAACGCAAACACCGCGTCGAACGTCCGAACTCCGTACAGGGCGTTCTCGAATGCCCGAACCCGTCGTGTATCACCAACGAGCGCGAACCGGTGAAAACGCGCTTTACCGTCCTCGACGACGCGGTTCGCTGTGACTACTGTGAGACCATCGTCCGGGACAACATCGCAGAACACATCAGCGACGACTAA
- a CDS encoding Rpp14/Pop5 family protein — translation MKHLPKHIRPRWRYLAVHLEAWPETSFNRRSFQRHVWYATQNLHGDPGAAALDMKVIRFSFADGDGHAIVRTRRGEEDRARAALACVHEIDGDTIGVSVAGISGTVRACEEKYIGRRRVKPTQRKVVFAGADVTAVERGSRFDVRQDGAFVGAAELDLE, via the coding sequence ATGAAGCACCTCCCGAAGCACATCCGCCCGCGGTGGCGGTATCTTGCGGTCCACCTCGAAGCGTGGCCGGAGACGAGTTTCAATCGCCGAAGCTTCCAGCGGCACGTCTGGTACGCCACCCAGAACCTTCACGGCGACCCGGGGGCGGCGGCCCTCGACATGAAGGTCATCCGGTTTTCGTTCGCAGACGGGGATGGACACGCCATCGTCCGCACCCGCCGCGGCGAGGAAGACCGAGCGCGTGCGGCCCTCGCCTGCGTCCACGAAATAGACGGCGACACCATTGGCGTTTCCGTCGCCGGAATCAGCGGGACGGTGCGTGCTTGTGAAGAAAAGTATATAGGTCGCCGAAGGGTAAAACCGACACAGAGAAAAGTCGTCTTTGCAGGCGCAGATGTAACCGCCGTCGAACGGGGTTCCCGGTTCGACGTGCGGCAAGATGGCGCGTTTGTGGGGGCGGCAGAACTCGATCTCGAGTGA
- the hflX gene encoding GTPase HflX, with protein sequence MKAVIVKRVDRGSADVGEICDLAAAAGYTVAATLTQTREADSALHIGEGKADELAALVAETGAGIVIFDNRLGPYQVFNLGKRLPEGVEVVDRFKLVLEIFGQRARTRKAQLQVELANLRYELPRAEAKASLAKRDERPGFMGLGEYDQNRERDIKSQIARLRDELTRIERREEQRREHRRETGFDLVALAGYTNAGKSTLLRQLARDVDVDENEDLHPDIEATAESEDRLFTTLGTTTRRADMERNVLVTDTVGFITNLPHWLVESFKSTLDAVYHADLVLLVVDVSEPVENIREKLVTCHDTLYERNEAPIVTVLNKADAVDDAEIAEKIEALSALAPDPVVISAKEDLNMDALRDRIERALPPFEHERLVLPMTDETMSLVSWIHDNARVNDVDYGEQVIVDFEARPAIVEKSRSKAGELPLAESA encoded by the coding sequence ATGAAGGCCGTTATCGTCAAACGTGTCGACAGGGGGAGTGCCGATGTTGGAGAGATTTGCGATCTCGCAGCAGCGGCGGGCTACACCGTCGCTGCGACGCTCACGCAAACGCGTGAAGCGGACTCCGCCCTCCACATCGGGGAAGGGAAAGCAGACGAACTCGCCGCGCTCGTCGCAGAGACGGGCGCAGGCATCGTTATTTTCGACAACCGACTCGGGCCGTATCAGGTGTTCAACCTCGGCAAACGACTGCCCGAGGGCGTCGAGGTCGTAGACCGCTTCAAACTCGTCCTCGAAATTTTCGGCCAGCGTGCCCGCACGCGCAAGGCACAACTCCAAGTCGAACTCGCAAACCTCCGATACGAACTCCCGCGTGCAGAGGCGAAAGCCAGCCTCGCAAAGCGCGATGAGCGCCCGGGGTTCATGGGGCTTGGTGAGTACGACCAAAACCGCGAACGCGACATCAAATCCCAGATTGCCCGCCTTCGGGACGAACTCACGCGCATTGAACGCCGCGAAGAACAGCGCCGCGAACACCGCCGGGAGACGGGCTTCGACCTCGTCGCGCTCGCCGGGTACACGAACGCCGGGAAGTCCACACTCCTGCGCCAACTCGCCCGCGACGTGGACGTAGACGAAAACGAAGATCTCCACCCGGATATCGAGGCCACCGCCGAGTCAGAAGACCGCCTGTTCACCACGCTCGGGACGACGACCCGCCGCGCCGACATGGAGCGAAACGTCCTCGTCACGGACACGGTTGGATTCATCACCAACCTGCCTCACTGGCTGGTCGAATCGTTTAAATCCACGCTGGATGCGGTGTACCACGCAGACCTCGTCCTCCTCGTCGTGGACGTTTCAGAGCCGGTCGAGAACATCCGCGAGAAACTCGTCACCTGCCACGACACGCTGTATGAGCGCAACGAAGCGCCCATCGTGACCGTCTTGAACAAGGCAGACGCGGTTGACGACGCCGAGATTGCCGAGAAAATCGAGGCACTCTCCGCGCTCGCCCCCGACCCCGTGGTCATCAGCGCAAAAGAGGATCTGAATATGGACGCGCTCAGAGACCGCATCGAGCGCGCGCTCCCGCCGTTCGAACACGAACGGCTCGTCCTCCCGATGACCGACGAGACGATGAGCCTCGTCTCGTGGATTCACGACAACGCCCGCGTCAACGACGTGGACTACGGCGAGCAAGTCATCGTGGACTTCGAAGCCCGACCCGCCATCGTGGAGAAATCGCGGTCGAAAGCCGGTGAGTTGCCGCTCGCAGAATCAGCCTGA
- a CDS encoding NAD(P)H-hydrate dehydratase yields MISSDRMAAVDENAAALGVPQKQLMESSGNAVARVVRNLVSPGATVAIVAGRGNNGGDAFVAARFLDEFDVTVHLLGREESISTDIARENWDALKEAEYDTREVRDSTALDLGTPDLIVDGMLGTGVTGELREPEKTAAEAINASGATVVSVDVPTGMDADTGSSAGIAVGADHVVTCHDMKPGLENLPNVTVADIGIPAAAELFVGPGDLRTLTRKSESHKGDHGRVLIVGGGPYTGAPALSGQAALRAGADLVRVACPKSVAREIQGYSENLILRPFDGDRLEPSHVESLLDLATGHDTVVFGPGLGSADETLDAVEEFVKAFDGTAVVDADALQVVPTIETEATLICTPHQGELKKMGGETDTDWHSRKELVEDFAKSLGHTLLVKGAYDVISDGETTRVNRTGNPGMTVGGTGDVLAGATGALAATQEPTHAAAIAAYATGRAGDLVVEQRGYGMMATDLLSTLPVALWGERRE; encoded by the coding sequence ATGATTTCGAGCGACCGAATGGCCGCCGTAGACGAGAACGCGGCGGCCCTCGGAGTGCCTCAAAAACAGTTGATGGAGTCGAGTGGCAACGCCGTCGCTCGCGTCGTCCGCAACCTCGTCTCACCCGGTGCGACCGTCGCCATCGTCGCCGGGCGCGGGAACAACGGTGGTGACGCCTTCGTCGCCGCGCGATTCCTTGACGAATTTGACGTGACCGTTCACCTGCTCGGCCGCGAGGAGTCCATTTCGACCGACATCGCCCGCGAGAACTGGGACGCGCTCAAAGAGGCTGAATACGATACCCGAGAAGTCCGCGATTCGACGGCACTCGACCTCGGCACCCCCGACCTCATCGTAGACGGAATGCTCGGTACCGGCGTCACCGGCGAGTTGCGCGAACCCGAGAAAACCGCTGCCGAAGCCATCAACGCCTCGGGAGCGACGGTCGTTTCCGTGGACGTGCCGACGGGAATGGACGCAGACACGGGTTCCTCAGCCGGAATCGCCGTCGGTGCAGACCACGTCGTCACCTGCCACGACATGAAACCCGGCCTCGAAAACCTCCCGAACGTCACCGTCGCGGACATCGGGATTCCCGCCGCAGCAGAGCTGTTCGTCGGGCCGGGTGACCTCCGCACACTCACCCGGAAATCCGAGAGCCACAAGGGCGACCACGGCCGCGTGCTCATCGTCGGCGGCGGCCCGTACACCGGCGCACCGGCGCTTTCCGGGCAGGCCGCACTTCGCGCTGGCGCAGACCTCGTGCGCGTCGCTTGTCCGAAGTCGGTCGCCCGCGAGATACAGGGCTACAGCGAGAACTTGATTCTCCGACCGTTCGATGGCGACAGACTCGAACCGAGCCACGTAGAGTCCCTGCTCGACCTCGCCACAGGCCACGACACGGTGGTGTTCGGCCCCGGTCTCGGGAGCGCGGACGAGACGCTCGACGCGGTAGAAGAGTTCGTAAAAGCTTTCGACGGAACTGCGGTCGTGGACGCAGATGCGCTGCAGGTGGTTCCGACAATCGAAACGGAGGCGACGCTCATCTGCACGCCTCATCAGGGCGAACTCAAAAAGATGGGCGGGGAAACCGACACGGACTGGCACAGTCGGAAGGAGTTGGTTGAGGACTTCGCAAAAAGCCTCGGCCACACGTTGCTCGTGAAAGGAGCCTACGACGTGATTTCGGACGGTGAGACGACGCGCGTCAATCGGACTGGCAATCCCGGCATGACCGTCGGTGGAACGGGCGACGTGCTCGCGGGTGCGACCGGCGCGCTCGCGGCGACACAGGAACCGACACACGCAGCAGCCATCGCCGCCTACGCGACGGGACGCGCTGGTGATTTGGTGGTCGAGCAACGAGGGTACGGTATGATGGCAACCGATTTGCTTTCGACGCTGCCGGTCGCGCTCTGGGGTGAGCGCCGTGAGTGA
- a CDS encoding acylphosphatase — protein MTERVRAHVFVSGKVQGVYYRANTRDKAQELGVSGWVKNLADGRVEAVFEGDESEVDALIEWCHTGSPAADVTSVEAEYKSPENVSGFEIKR, from the coding sequence ATGACCGAACGAGTGCGCGCACACGTCTTCGTGAGCGGGAAAGTACAGGGCGTCTACTACCGCGCGAACACCCGCGACAAGGCACAGGAACTCGGTGTCTCCGGGTGGGTGAAAAATCTGGCAGACGGCCGCGTCGAAGCCGTGTTCGAGGGCGACGAAAGCGAAGTAGACGCACTCATCGAGTGGTGTCACACGGGAAGTCCGGCCGCGGACGTAACCAGTGTCGAAGCGGAATACAAGTCTCCAGAGAACGTCTCTGGCTTCGAAATCAAGCGGTAA
- a CDS encoding RNase P subunit p30 family protein, with the protein MYEAVHAHPDGDSTVARFAATAKSYGYDGIVVRNHGDAPAEFDSESLSDATGINVVDAIEIRADNPAQASGHVGNYRPKKTMLVVHGGNTKVNRFACEQERVDVLAHPMAGRGDLNHVLAKAAARNNVRIEFNFGDVLRRHGGPRVQALQNLRKLRELVEYYDVPYVVSGDPQSHLALRAPRDLVALGETIGFSKAQMKAGLEEWGTIAAHNREVMDESFIEPGVTRGRYEEVSE; encoded by the coding sequence ATGTACGAAGCAGTCCACGCACACCCCGACGGCGACAGCACCGTGGCCAGATTCGCGGCGACGGCGAAGTCGTATGGGTACGACGGAATCGTCGTCCGGAATCACGGGGACGCCCCAGCCGAGTTCGACAGCGAGTCGCTCAGCGACGCAACCGGCATCAACGTCGTGGACGCCATCGAGATTCGCGCCGACAATCCCGCACAGGCCAGCGGCCACGTCGGCAACTACCGCCCAAAAAAGACGATGCTCGTCGTCCACGGCGGGAACACGAAGGTAAACCGCTTTGCGTGCGAGCAAGAGCGCGTGGACGTGCTTGCCCACCCGATGGCCGGGCGCGGCGACCTGAACCACGTCCTCGCAAAAGCCGCAGCGCGCAACAACGTCCGCATCGAGTTCAACTTCGGAGACGTGCTCCGTCGCCACGGCGGCCCCCGAGTCCAAGCGCTCCAGAACCTGCGTAAACTCCGCGAACTCGTCGAGTACTACGACGTGCCGTACGTGGTGAGCGGCGACCCACAGAGTCACTTAGCCCTGCGCGCCCCGCGCGACCTCGTTGCTCTCGGTGAGACGATTGGCTTCTCGAAAGCCCAGATGAAAGCCGGGCTCGAAGAGTGGGGAACCATCGCGGCGCACAACCGCGAGGTGATGGACGAGTCCTTCATCGAACCCGGCGTGACTCGTGGGCGCTACGAGGAGGTCTCAGAATGA
- the pyrB gene encoding aspartate carbamoyltransferase, with product MWTDQLVSAKQLSRADIDAVLDHAAEIDENPAAFADRHTDKLLALLFYEPSTRTRLSFETAMKRLGGDVIDMGSVEASSVKKGETLADTVRVIEGYADGIVLRHPSQGSATMAAEYVDVPLVNAGDGAGQHPTQTLLDLYTIRKNVGFDDLTVGIMGDLKYGRTVHSLANALTQVDASQHFISPDSLKLPRRVRYDLHEAGANVKEHTELDEILPSLDVLYVTRIQRERFPDESEYRAVAGQYQIDAELLEAASDDLIVMHPLPRVDEIAADVDGTDFANYFEQAHNGIPVRMALLDMMLDNE from the coding sequence ATGTGGACCGACCAGCTCGTCAGCGCGAAACAACTGTCGCGGGCGGACATCGACGCCGTCCTCGACCATGCCGCCGAAATCGATGAAAATCCGGCGGCGTTCGCCGACCGACACACCGACAAACTCCTCGCACTGCTTTTTTACGAACCCAGTACCCGGACGCGCCTCAGTTTCGAGACGGCGATGAAGCGCCTCGGAGGCGACGTTATCGACATGGGCTCGGTCGAAGCCTCAAGCGTCAAGAAGGGTGAAACCCTCGCAGACACCGTTCGCGTCATCGAGGGCTACGCAGATGGCATCGTGCTTCGCCACCCGAGTCAGGGCTCTGCGACCATGGCCGCAGAGTACGTGGACGTGCCGCTCGTAAACGCCGGAGACGGCGCGGGCCAGCACCCCACCCAGACGCTGCTCGACCTCTACACCATCCGCAAGAACGTCGGCTTCGACGATTTGACCGTGGGCATCATGGGCGACCTCAAATACGGGCGGACCGTCCACTCGCTCGCAAACGCGCTCACGCAGGTCGATGCGAGCCAGCACTTCATCAGCCCCGACAGCCTGAAACTCCCGCGTCGGGTGCGCTACGACCTCCACGAAGCCGGAGCGAACGTCAAAGAGCACACCGAGTTAGACGAGATTCTCCCGAGTTTGGACGTGCTCTACGTCACGCGCATCCAGCGCGAAAGATTCCCCGACGAGAGCGAGTATCGCGCCGTCGCCGGACAGTACCAAATCGACGCCGAACTCCTCGAAGCGGCGAGCGACGACCTCATCGTCATGCATCCGCTGCCCCGTGTTGACGAGATTGCGGCCGACGTTGATGGAACAGACTTTGCAAACTATTTCGAGCAGGCCCACAACGGGATTCCCGTCCGCATGGCGCTGCTCGACATGATGTTAGACAATGAGTGA
- a CDS encoding FUN14 domain-containing protein, whose translation MVDINLQQLGIEAGGGALIGAIIGFAAKKVAKLIAVIIGLELALFKFLESRQILTVDWEKLTAGFIKAGEEATSATPPSWITTILETLSVGAGFTAGFLLGFRRG comes from the coding sequence ATGGTGGATATCAACCTCCAACAACTCGGCATCGAAGCCGGGGGTGGGGCACTCATCGGGGCGATTATTGGCTTTGCTGCGAAGAAAGTAGCAAAACTCATCGCCGTCATTATTGGTCTCGAACTCGCGCTGTTCAAGTTCTTAGAGTCGCGCCAGATTCTCACCGTCGATTGGGAGAAACTGACTGCTGGATTCATCAAAGCCGGCGAAGAAGCGACCTCTGCGACGCCCCCCTCGTGGATTACGACGATTTTAGAAACGCTCTCGGTGGGTGCAGGGTTCACCGCTGGCTTCTTGCTTGGCTTCCGCAGAGGATAG